The following coding sequences are from one Paenibacillus sp. JDR-2 window:
- a CDS encoding SDR family oxidoreductase, whose translation MNILITGSNRGLGYEIAAEALERGHHVLAGVRDTAAQGKLAELVKQYGGQLELVELDVTDEAGVAALAGKLQQQGKAIGAIVNNAAILVERNTPIEELNIEEVAKTFDINLFGPMRVAKHFLPLVTEKQGTIINISSEAGSISNAYPGDYPYGISKTALNMFTQQLLSAVKERGIQVLSVHPGWMKTDMGGENAPTDPRQSARGILDMIEGQLVPQGKFNFVDYTGKEMPI comes from the coding sequence ATGAACATTCTTATTACGGGGTCCAATAGAGGTCTGGGTTACGAAATCGCTGCCGAAGCGTTGGAGCGCGGGCATCATGTTCTTGCTGGCGTGCGCGATACCGCCGCGCAAGGCAAGCTTGCCGAACTTGTCAAGCAATACGGCGGGCAGTTGGAGCTGGTGGAGCTGGATGTTACGGACGAGGCGGGAGTCGCCGCGTTAGCGGGGAAATTGCAGCAGCAAGGAAAAGCCATTGGCGCAATCGTCAATAATGCCGCCATTCTCGTAGAACGCAATACCCCGATCGAAGAGCTGAATATCGAGGAAGTCGCTAAAACTTTCGATATTAATCTGTTTGGGCCAATGCGGGTCGCAAAGCATTTTCTTCCGCTAGTAACGGAAAAACAAGGAACCATTATCAATATTTCCTCCGAAGCGGGCAGCATCTCGAATGCTTATCCGGGAGATTACCCGTACGGCATCTCGAAGACGGCGCTGAATATGTTCACGCAGCAGCTCCTGTCCGCCGTGAAGGAGCGGGGCATTCAAGTGCTTAGCGTTCATCCGGGCTGGATGAAGACGGACATGGGCGGGGAGAACGCGCCTACCGATCCGCGCCAAAGCGCGAGGGGCATTCTGGATATGATCGAAGGTCAGCTCGTGCCGCAGGGCAAGTTCAATTTTGTGGATTATACGGGCAAGGAAATGCCGATCTAG
- a CDS encoding CBO0543 family protein: MHLILGVITVLAAWRYGDWRHWQRYHHTMMFIVIGNLLYNFLTAGHFLWKLKPDFFPNHSLTEMLYTFVVFPATALMFISNYPDRSGKIIGHYLRYIGVYVGVEWFFMLTDRIIYQYGWSFYWSIFFDFTMFPLLWIFHRRPLVAYGITFLLCLFYIWYFKIPVNVPVEQRN; this comes from the coding sequence GTGCATTTGATTCTGGGGGTAATTACCGTGCTTGCAGCATGGAGGTACGGGGATTGGCGGCATTGGCAAAGGTATCATCACACCATGATGTTTATTGTCATTGGCAACCTGCTCTATAACTTTTTGACGGCGGGCCATTTCCTATGGAAGCTGAAGCCGGACTTTTTTCCTAACCATAGCTTGACCGAAATGCTGTACACCTTTGTTGTGTTTCCCGCGACGGCGTTAATGTTCATCTCGAATTACCCAGACCGTTCCGGCAAAATCATCGGTCACTACTTAAGGTACATCGGGGTTTACGTAGGGGTGGAGTGGTTCTTTATGCTTACGGACCGAATCATCTACCAGTACGGATGGAGTTTCTATTGGTCTATCTTTTTTGACTTCACTATGTTCCCTTTGCTGTGGATCTTTCACAGGAGACCGCTCGTCGCCTACGGAATCACGTTTCTGTTATGTCTGTTCTATATCTGGTATTTCAAGATCCCGGTTAATGTTCCCGTTGAACAAAGAAATTAA
- a CDS encoding glycoside hydrolase family 125 protein codes for MTQSTEIPASLTRLVERIKEKTADHPNWAAIFEKAIHNTLQTTIQRLPDGTTFVITGDIPAMWLRDSAAQLRPFLVLASEDAELADLIEGLVRRQMDSILLDPYANAFNNGPTGKGHQDDLTEMGPSIWERKYEIDSLCYPLQLSYLLWKNTGRTSQFGDTFRQAADAILNLWTTEQQHESVSPYRFQRFNCAPTDTLLREGKGTETAYTGMTWSGFRPSDDACTYGYLVPANMFAVVVLGYLKEIAEEVLGDQELAARAAKLGGELHQGIQTYAVTDHPEFGKIYAYETDGLGNYNFMDDANVPSLLSIPYLGYTSQEDPIYRNTRDFVLSSSNPYYFEGEAAAGIGSPHTPDRYIWHIALAMQGLTTDDRAEKERLLGLMEATTAGTGFMHEGFHADDPYQFSRPWFSWANMMFSELLLDYCGIRVQTK; via the coding sequence ATGACGCAATCGACAGAAATTCCCGCATCCTTAACGCGACTAGTGGAGCGTATCAAGGAAAAGACAGCGGATCATCCGAATTGGGCGGCGATATTCGAGAAGGCCATTCACAATACGCTGCAAACGACGATCCAGCGCCTGCCTGACGGCACGACATTTGTTATAACAGGTGATATACCAGCTATGTGGCTTCGCGATTCCGCTGCGCAGCTTCGTCCGTTCCTGGTGCTGGCGTCCGAGGATGCCGAGCTGGCCGATCTGATTGAAGGTCTAGTCCGGAGGCAAATGGATTCGATCCTGCTTGATCCTTACGCGAATGCCTTCAACAACGGGCCAACCGGCAAAGGACATCAGGATGATCTGACGGAGATGGGACCATCCATCTGGGAACGCAAATACGAGATCGATTCGCTTTGCTACCCGCTGCAGCTCAGCTACCTGCTCTGGAAGAATACAGGCAGAACCTCGCAATTTGGCGACACCTTCCGCCAAGCCGCGGATGCGATACTGAATCTCTGGACAACGGAGCAGCAGCATGAGAGCGTATCGCCTTACCGCTTCCAGCGCTTCAATTGCGCGCCGACGGATACGCTGCTGCGCGAGGGCAAAGGCACGGAGACCGCGTATACCGGCATGACATGGAGCGGCTTCCGCCCAAGCGATGATGCTTGTACATACGGTTACCTGGTGCCGGCTAACATGTTTGCGGTTGTCGTTCTTGGTTATCTGAAGGAAATTGCGGAGGAAGTGCTTGGCGATCAGGAGCTTGCGGCAAGAGCGGCTAAGCTTGGAGGGGAGCTTCATCAAGGCATCCAAACCTACGCGGTTACCGATCATCCGGAATTTGGAAAAATTTATGCATATGAAACCGACGGGCTAGGCAATTACAATTTTATGGATGACGCAAACGTACCAAGCCTTCTGTCGATTCCGTATCTCGGCTATACCTCGCAGGAGGATCCGATTTACCGCAATACGCGCGACTTTGTGCTAAGCAGCAGCAATCCGTATTACTTCGAAGGCGAAGCGGCAGCCGGAATCGGCAGTCCGCATACCCCGGACCGTTACATCTGGCACATCGCGCTGGCGATGCAGGGCCTGACAACGGATGACCGTGCCGAGAAGGAAAGACTGCTCGGCCTGATGGAAGCCACAACGGCGGGAACCGGCTTTATGCACGAGGGGTTCCATGCGGACGATCCGTATCAGTTCAGCCGTCCATGGTTCTCGTGGGCCAACATGATGTTCAGCGAGCTTCTGCTTGATTATTGCGGGATACGAGTACAAACGAAATAA
- a CDS encoding GntR family transcriptional regulator — translation MNESSKPMYERIFEALREDIIEKKYIPGDRVPSEKELGDEYNVSRITSKKALELLANEGYIIRQPGRGSFVSDQPAPQPKQPAAAGAIAQKARKEDGKLLIGLVITDFADSYGNGLIYGMEEASRHHNCYLVLRRTFGMPALEEEAIKGLLELGVDGLIIFPAQGEYFNAEILKLVINQFPFVLVDRHLKGISASSIATDNVGAAKDGTNHLFELGHKSIAFLTPPPVDTTAIEERIEGFIQAHAEKGIVVDREVWMENITSTLPKHNTEENKQEDIQKIISHLNKHPQITALFATEYNIGQIAFQAVQQMGKSVPRDYSIICFDCPETNGRYPFTHLSQNQHEMGRVAFENVLKLWAGQSVPNKILLDASLVVSDSTGPAQS, via the coding sequence ATGAACGAATCATCGAAACCGATGTATGAACGGATTTTCGAAGCACTCCGCGAAGACATTATAGAGAAGAAATATATACCGGGCGACCGGGTTCCTTCGGAGAAGGAGCTGGGCGACGAATACAATGTCAGCCGGATTACGAGCAAGAAGGCACTGGAGCTTCTGGCTAATGAAGGCTATATTATCCGGCAGCCGGGACGCGGCTCCTTCGTATCGGATCAGCCTGCGCCACAGCCGAAGCAGCCGGCAGCGGCAGGTGCGATAGCCCAGAAAGCGCGCAAGGAAGACGGCAAGCTGCTGATTGGTCTCGTGATTACCGACTTTGCGGACAGCTACGGCAACGGACTGATTTACGGCATGGAGGAAGCATCCCGCCATCATAACTGCTACCTGGTTCTCCGGCGCACGTTTGGCATGCCTGCCCTCGAAGAGGAGGCGATCAAAGGTCTGCTTGAGCTTGGCGTGGACGGACTTATTATTTTCCCGGCACAGGGCGAATACTTCAATGCCGAAATCTTGAAGCTGGTCATTAATCAGTTCCCGTTCGTGCTTGTCGACCGCCATTTGAAGGGCATTTCGGCCAGCTCCATTGCCACGGACAATGTAGGCGCCGCCAAGGACGGGACTAACCATCTGTTTGAGCTTGGACACAAATCGATCGCCTTTTTGACGCCTCCGCCAGTGGATACAACCGCCATTGAGGAACGGATTGAAGGGTTTATTCAAGCCCATGCGGAGAAAGGGATCGTTGTTGACCGGGAGGTCTGGATGGAGAATATTACGTCTACGCTTCCGAAGCATAATACGGAGGAGAACAAGCAGGAGGATATTCAAAAGATTATCAGCCATCTGAACAAGCATCCTCAGATTACGGCATTGTTCGCAACCGAATACAACATCGGCCAGATCGCCTTCCAAGCGGTGCAGCAAATGGGCAAGTCCGTGCCTAGGGACTATTCGATTATCTGCTTTGACTGCCCGGAGACCAATGGACGTTATCCGTTCACGCATCTGAGCCAGAATCAGCATGAGATGGGGCGAGTTGCTTTCGAGAACGTGCTCAAGCTGTGGGCCGGGCAATCCGTACCGAATAAAATTCTGCTGGATGCTTCGCTTGTTGTCAGCGACTCGACAGGTCCAGCCCAATCATAA